One part of the Aricia agestis chromosome Z, ilAriAges1.1, whole genome shotgun sequence genome encodes these proteins:
- the LOC121738771 gene encoding uncharacterized protein LOC121738771: MNEFKTYSSLFALVDSHLSKISLQESESNDAAASTSPGTVAGRSSDIMTPFQLYTPDRIIPLPKLGLSESPISSVLATQVANMLRAKERRQEEERKKSLKQEESDEADDFVIDLTKALQTPGTVKYQNNTDAGLSSSSSCESLFKLQFMDYKEEPEKQQSPEPLLPCITDMSYILSQEIYKAKCSNFGKVLSSRLRPAAPCYIPAKVDGRVKRFTFNVPSPCDLIKERLRRPTMSCREVPNILEL, encoded by the coding sequence ATGAATGAATTCAAAACGTATTCCTCATTATTTGCTTTGGTGGACAGTCATCTTTCTAAGATAAGCTTGCAAGAAAGTGAATCTAATGACGCTGCAGCAAGTACAAGCCCTGGGACGGTTGCTGGGAGGTCAAGTGATATCATGACGCCATTTCAACTATATACACCAGATAGAATTATACCACTACCAAAATTGGGTCTCAGTGAGAGCCCAATATCGAGTGTTCTAGCTACCCAGGTGGCCAATATGTTACGGGCTAAAGAGAGGCGACAGGAGGAGGAGAGAAAGAAAAGCCTCAAACAAGAGGAATCAGACGAAGCAGATGATTTTGTGATAGACTTGACAAAAGCTCTACAAACTCCAGGTAcagtaaaatatcaaaataatacagACGCTGGACTGAGCAGTAGCAGCTCCTGTGAGTCCTTGTTTAAGCTGCAGTTTATGGACTATAAGGAGGAACCAGAAAAACAACAATCCCCTGAACCACTCTTGCCTTGCATCACTGACATGTCTTACATACTTAGCCAAGAGATATACAAAGCTAAGTGTTCTAATTTTGGAAAGGTTCTTTCCTCGAGATTGAGACCTGCAGCACCGTGCTATATACCTGCTAAAGTGGATGGGAGGGTAAAACGTTTCACATTCAATGTACCTTCCCCCTGTGATTTGATTAAGGAGAGACTGAGAAGACCTACGATGTCCTGCAGGGAAGTACCAAACATATTagagttataa